One window from the genome of Fulvivirga lutea encodes:
- a CDS encoding tetratricopeptide repeat protein, producing the protein MRIIAILFICLPTFLAAQSAEEVLKSADAKIANNKFKEAVAELSAFLNSNANNKEVLNKRGYAKNQLGDFYGAIGDYNFALELDSTYSDALNNRGEAKFNLGDDYGAIEDFDKAIKHDPKSAEAYNNRGFAKYNIEDLQGAYFDFSKAIELDPKDADKYFNRAVIKAELEEYISAIDDYNKAIELDGSSADSYNFRGVAKYGIGQIDEAIKDYDKAISMEAKDPVMYENRALAKTDKEDFEGALADYTKSIELYSEDPDTYNLRGVIYYNLEDYDNAIADYDKAIELDPYNPVYYDNRALAKAAKEDYKGAVKDYSFSIELYPQDPETFHQRGLAKINMGDNYDGCLDLNTAVELGSEEAKDSIKELCK; encoded by the coding sequence ATGAGAATTATAGCCATTCTTTTTATTTGTCTTCCTACCTTTTTGGCTGCACAAAGTGCTGAGGAAGTGCTTAAGTCAGCCGATGCAAAAATTGCAAATAATAAGTTTAAGGAGGCAGTAGCAGAGCTTTCTGCATTTCTTAATTCGAATGCCAATAACAAAGAAGTTCTAAACAAAAGAGGCTATGCAAAAAATCAACTGGGTGATTTCTATGGCGCCATTGGCGATTACAATTTTGCGTTAGAATTGGACTCTACCTATTCAGATGCATTGAATAACCGGGGTGAAGCAAAATTTAACTTAGGCGATGATTATGGTGCTATTGAAGACTTTGATAAAGCGATAAAGCATGATCCAAAATCAGCGGAAGCGTATAATAACCGTGGCTTTGCCAAATACAATATTGAAGATTTGCAAGGCGCGTATTTTGATTTCTCTAAAGCCATTGAATTAGACCCAAAGGATGCTGACAAATATTTTAACCGAGCGGTAATAAAGGCAGAGCTGGAAGAGTATATCAGTGCAATCGATGATTATAATAAAGCTATAGAGCTAGATGGTAGCAGTGCCGATTCTTACAATTTCAGAGGTGTGGCAAAGTATGGTATCGGGCAGATAGATGAGGCCATTAAAGATTATGATAAGGCCATTTCTATGGAAGCTAAAGATCCTGTAATGTATGAAAACAGGGCATTGGCGAAAACAGATAAAGAAGATTTTGAAGGCGCTCTGGCCGATTACACTAAATCCATAGAATTATATTCTGAAGATCCGGACACTTACAATTTGAGAGGGGTTATCTATTACAACCTGGAAGATTATGACAATGCAATTGCTGATTATGACAAGGCGATAGAGTTAGATCCTTATAATCCAGTGTATTACGACAACCGAGCCCTGGCAAAAGCCGCCAAAGAAGATTACAAAGGCGCAGTGAAAGACTACTCCTTTTCTATCGAGTTATATCCTCAAGACCCTGAAACATTTCATCAACGCGGCTTAGCCAAAATTAATATGGGCGATAACTACGATGGCTGCCTTGATTT
- a CDS encoding amidohydrolase family protein: MMHKILPITTLFSILVLCSRAQESDTDNLIMDWEKYDPPSTLVVPEHEVKKAKFPFIDVHNHQFSMPTQDLNELVEEMDKLNMAVMVNLSGRGRGSDEHLKGCLDNVNENAPERFIIFTNISIGTINEPNWTENTVKQIENDVKLGANGLKIYKSQTMAEVDGKRISINDPRIDPVWAKCGELGIPVLIHAADPKPFWDKHDENNERWLELKVRPGRKRADDNPAPWETIIAEQHDIFKKHPNTKFINAHLGWYGNDLAKLGELMDKYPNMYSEIGAVIAELGRQPRMAKEFLTKYQDRVMFGKDSWNPEEYYTYFRVLETADEYFPYYKRYHAFWRMYGLDLSDEVLRKIYYKNALEVIPNIDRSLFLE, from the coding sequence ATGATGCATAAAATATTACCAATAACAACGCTATTTTCTATCCTTGTATTATGCTCAAGAGCGCAGGAATCTGATACTGATAACCTAATAATGGACTGGGAAAAATACGACCCGCCCAGCACATTGGTGGTACCTGAACACGAAGTTAAAAAAGCCAAGTTTCCGTTTATAGATGTGCATAACCATCAGTTTTCTATGCCTACTCAAGATTTAAATGAGTTGGTAGAAGAAATGGATAAGTTAAATATGGCTGTGATGGTGAACCTTAGCGGAAGAGGAAGGGGTAGTGATGAACATTTGAAAGGCTGTTTAGATAATGTGAATGAAAATGCCCCAGAACGGTTTATCATTTTCACCAACATCAGTATTGGTACAATTAACGAACCTAATTGGACAGAAAACACTGTAAAACAAATAGAAAATGACGTAAAGTTAGGCGCCAATGGTCTGAAAATATATAAAAGTCAGACCATGGCAGAAGTAGATGGCAAACGAATTAGCATCAATGACCCAAGAATTGACCCGGTTTGGGCCAAATGTGGCGAATTAGGAATACCGGTATTGATCCATGCAGCAGACCCTAAACCTTTTTGGGATAAACATGATGAGAACAATGAGCGATGGTTGGAATTAAAAGTAAGGCCTGGCAGAAAAAGAGCAGATGATAATCCTGCTCCATGGGAAACCATTATTGCCGAGCAGCACGATATATTTAAGAAACACCCGAATACCAAATTTATAAATGCACATCTGGGCTGGTATGGAAATGATCTTGCCAAGTTGGGCGAGCTGATGGACAAATACCCAAACATGTATTCTGAAATAGGAGCTGTAATTGCCGAGTTGGGTAGACAACCAAGAATGGCCAAAGAATTTTTAACGAAGTATCAGGATCGAGTAATGTTTGGAAAAGACTCATGGAACCCGGAAGAGTATTATACTTATTTCCGCGTGTTGGAAACGGCTGATGAATACTTTCCTTACTACAAGCGCTACCATGCCTTTTGGCGGATGTATGGGCTGGATTTAAGTGATGAAGTACTTCGGAAAATTTATTATAAAAATGCGCTGGAAGTAATTCCAAATATCGATCGATCGTTGTTTCTGGAATAA
- a CDS encoding 2OG-Fe(II) oxygenase has protein sequence MLSVNEHLLEQIADQLATSDYAVIDDFLSAKEVEAILAVFDIHREHGRFKQAAIGDSDNQEINKSVRKDLIKWIDEDNARPAVQEFLEKIDEVKNYLNRTCFLGIKEYEAHFTIYPPGAFYKRHLDQFTTSDHRKISFICYLNQDWQPEHGGELRLYLPDGDIDVAPIAGRLACFRSDVVEHEVLLSHAHRYSLTGWMLDQYIELSFLG, from the coding sequence ATGCTAAGTGTGAATGAACATCTGTTGGAGCAAATTGCGGATCAGTTAGCTACCAGCGACTATGCCGTTATTGATGACTTTCTTTCTGCGAAAGAAGTGGAGGCTATATTAGCTGTTTTTGATATTCATCGTGAACATGGGCGTTTTAAACAGGCTGCTATTGGTGATTCTGATAACCAGGAAATTAATAAATCTGTGAGAAAGGATTTAATTAAGTGGATTGATGAAGACAATGCCAGACCGGCAGTGCAAGAATTTCTAGAGAAAATTGATGAAGTAAAAAACTACCTAAATAGAACCTGCTTCTTAGGAATCAAAGAATATGAAGCTCATTTTACCATTTATCCTCCCGGAGCGTTTTACAAGCGCCATTTAGATCAGTTTACTACGAGTGATCATCGTAAAATTTCATTTATCTGTTATTTGAACCAGGATTGGCAACCAGAACATGGAGGCGAACTACGTCTCTATCTACCAGATGGTGATATCGATGTTGCGCCTATTGCAGGCCGATTAGCTTGTTTTAGAAGTGATGTGGTAGAACATGAAGTCCTGTTAAGCCATGCTCATCGTTATAGCCTCACAGGCTGGATGCTGGATCAGTATATTGAATTGAGTTTTTTGGGGTAG
- a CDS encoding ABC transporter permease, with protein MLKNYIKIAIRNLWRNRVFSAINIVGLTLGISVCLVIYLYVKTETSYDSFHENLENTYRLLRIGDLNGEKYLIGVTSGPFAHALANDFSQDIKQTTRAFVASSVISFGEKTLIEDKLAFADSNFLQTFSYPLKSGDPKTALSMPNSIILTQETAKRYFGDEDPINKVIRVDDKLDYVVTGIFDELPSKSHLDFNLVGNFTPLRDLGFMSDWWSNGLYTYVVLEEGSDRANLESQFPAFMDKYFGDDFTRMQNRTDITLQPLEDIYFQQEVRYDNVQHGDIQVVYIFSAIGIFIFIIACVNFMNLATAKSMQRAKEVGVRKTLGSSKTQLSIQFFTESISIALISVVLAFTITEITLPTLNSVFSLELEPDRNMLHVISIAVALTLVTGIVSGIYPAMVLSGFKPVEVLKGKGTSIKGGLNIRKALVILQFGISIFLIIFTLVVNKQLQFITNANLGFDKDEVVLLELNYNTINKHIDSFKEALISNAIVKDISISSGYPGGYHDTYAVKVEGLEDQPRFRTLFADENFITTYGLNIVAGRNFSKDRPSDFTDAVILNERAVNELGWTKEEAINKRMYLSFSDSTYRNVVGVVNDYYFGSFKTEIEPLVIQMSDTPSLMSIKLASGSNIREANNLIEAEWGKYVPFEPNYNYLDDTLDQLYENEQLQSRLFNFFAIISIFIASLGIFGLASYSATKRRKEVAVRKVMGATVFGISGLLAKEYLKLVIIANLIAWPVSYTLSNWWLADFVNRIDLGIGFFIVGMILALFIALMSVFFQSYTAAKTNPASILKEE; from the coding sequence ATGCTAAAAAATTACATTAAAATAGCGATCCGAAATCTTTGGCGCAACAGAGTTTTCTCTGCCATTAATATAGTGGGGCTTACACTTGGCATCTCAGTCTGCCTGGTAATTTATCTCTACGTAAAAACTGAAACGAGCTATGATAGTTTTCATGAAAATTTAGAAAATACCTATCGCCTGCTCCGAATAGGCGATTTAAATGGAGAGAAGTATTTGATAGGCGTAACCTCCGGCCCTTTTGCTCATGCCCTGGCCAATGATTTTAGTCAGGATATTAAACAAACAACCAGAGCGTTTGTGGCCAGTAGTGTCATTTCTTTTGGTGAAAAGACACTCATTGAAGATAAATTGGCTTTCGCTGATTCTAACTTCTTGCAAACATTTTCTTACCCATTAAAATCGGGAGACCCGAAAACGGCATTAAGTATGCCCAACAGTATTATTTTAACTCAAGAAACCGCTAAGCGATATTTTGGGGATGAAGATCCTATCAACAAAGTCATTCGAGTTGATGATAAATTAGATTATGTGGTTACGGGAATCTTTGATGAATTGCCTTCTAAAAGTCATTTGGATTTTAATCTGGTGGGCAATTTTACGCCTTTAAGAGACCTTGGATTTATGAGCGATTGGTGGTCGAATGGATTATATACCTATGTCGTGTTAGAAGAGGGGTCCGATCGTGCCAATCTGGAAAGCCAATTTCCTGCGTTTATGGATAAGTATTTTGGCGATGACTTTACTCGCATGCAAAATAGAACAGACATTACGTTACAGCCTCTGGAAGATATTTATTTTCAACAAGAAGTTCGATACGATAATGTTCAGCATGGGGATATACAAGTGGTATATATATTTTCAGCCATTGGAATATTCATCTTCATTATAGCCTGTGTTAATTTTATGAATTTGGCCACTGCTAAGTCCATGCAACGGGCAAAAGAAGTAGGCGTGCGAAAAACATTGGGCTCATCTAAAACACAGTTATCAATCCAATTTTTTACTGAATCGATAAGCATAGCCTTAATTTCTGTTGTGCTGGCATTTACAATAACAGAAATTACCTTGCCAACCTTGAATAGTGTTTTCTCGCTTGAATTGGAGCCTGACAGAAATATGCTTCATGTTATTTCAATTGCTGTTGCATTAACTTTAGTAACAGGCATAGTATCTGGTATTTATCCTGCAATGGTACTATCAGGCTTTAAACCTGTAGAAGTACTAAAAGGGAAGGGAACATCGATAAAAGGTGGGCTTAATATTCGTAAAGCACTTGTCATACTTCAATTCGGCATATCCATCTTTCTAATCATTTTCACTTTGGTTGTTAATAAGCAGTTGCAGTTTATTACCAATGCAAATTTGGGTTTTGATAAAGATGAAGTTGTGCTGCTGGAACTCAATTACAATACCATCAATAAACATATAGATTCATTTAAAGAAGCATTAATTTCTAACGCTATTGTTAAGGATATATCCATTTCTTCGGGATATCCTGGGGGCTATCATGATACCTATGCCGTTAAAGTGGAAGGGTTGGAGGACCAGCCCAGATTTAGAACTCTTTTTGCCGATGAGAACTTTATTACAACCTATGGTTTGAACATAGTAGCCGGACGAAACTTTTCAAAAGATAGACCTTCGGATTTTACCGATGCCGTTATATTAAATGAGCGAGCCGTTAACGAATTAGGATGGACAAAAGAGGAAGCTATTAATAAGCGAATGTACCTTTCATTTTCTGATAGCACGTATCGTAATGTGGTTGGTGTTGTTAACGATTATTATTTTGGATCATTCAAAACCGAGATAGAGCCGCTTGTTATACAGATGTCGGATACACCAAGCTTGATGTCAATTAAGTTGGCCTCTGGATCTAACATACGTGAAGCTAATAATTTGATAGAAGCAGAGTGGGGTAAATACGTTCCATTTGAGCCCAATTATAATTACCTGGATGATACATTAGATCAGCTTTATGAAAATGAGCAATTGCAAAGTAGGTTATTTAATTTCTTCGCCATCATTTCTATTTTCATCGCCAGCTTAGGAATTTTTGGCTTGGCCTCTTACTCAGCAACTAAGAGAAGAAAAGAAGTGGCCGTTCGGAAAGTGATGGGTGCTACAGTATTTGGCATATCGGGTTTGCTTGCCAAAGAATATCTCAAATTGGTGATAATTGCCAACCTCATAGCCTGGCCGGTGAGCTACACATTATCTAACTGGTGGCTGGCAGATTTCGTTAACCGAATCGATTTAGGAATAGGGTTTTTCATTGTCGGGATGATTTTAGCCCTTTTTATAGCTCTTATGTCGGTATTCTTTCAATCGTATACTGCGGCAAAAACTAATCCAGCTTCTATATTAAAAGAAGAGTAA
- a CDS encoding sigma-54-dependent transcriptional regulator yields MTNKEGSLLIVDDDLDVLHTARVILKPYFQKITVESNPQQLNYLINNEAFDVIILDMNYTNGVTTGKEGLYWLKYIIENIPDQLVIMMTAYGDIKLAVEAMKYGANDFVVKPWENEKFIATVNSAYLHSKSKKELKDIKSKQESVNKIFSSTHNTIIGESRSLTEVLSIAGKVASTDAAVLILGENGVGKEVIAQHIHNLSNRAGEPFIKVDLGSISESLFESELFGHVKGAFTDAKTDKEGRLSIAGNGTLFLDEIGNLSMAMQSKLLSVLQNKQVIPVGSTQPKSINARIISATNSSLSQMIEEKTFREDLLYRLNTVEIRIPALRERPDDIALLSKHYLQTFSKKYNKTLQFEESTLNYLSNYDWPGNVRELMHSIERAVIMSDSKEITKDDFILKSVNKVKRTDSLNIDEVEKELIEKALLKHDGNVSKAAKELGMGRTTIYRKMDKYNINY; encoded by the coding sequence ATGACCAATAAAGAAGGTAGCTTATTAATTGTAGACGATGACTTAGATGTACTACACACTGCAAGAGTAATTCTCAAGCCCTACTTTCAAAAGATTACCGTTGAGAGTAATCCGCAGCAACTCAACTATCTCATAAATAACGAAGCTTTCGATGTTATCATCTTAGACATGAATTACACCAACGGTGTTACCACTGGTAAGGAAGGTCTTTATTGGTTGAAGTATATCATTGAAAACATTCCAGACCAGCTGGTGATAATGATGACTGCTTATGGCGATATAAAACTAGCAGTTGAGGCCATGAAATATGGAGCCAATGATTTTGTTGTTAAACCCTGGGAGAATGAAAAATTTATAGCCACCGTTAACTCAGCCTACTTACATAGCAAGTCTAAAAAGGAGCTTAAAGACATTAAATCGAAGCAAGAGTCTGTTAACAAAATATTCTCTTCAACCCACAATACGATCATAGGAGAATCTAGATCGTTAACAGAGGTTTTGTCAATTGCCGGTAAAGTAGCCTCAACCGATGCAGCCGTTCTGATACTTGGCGAAAATGGTGTAGGTAAGGAAGTAATAGCACAGCACATTCATAATTTATCTAACAGAGCAGGTGAGCCATTTATTAAAGTTGACCTTGGTTCCATTTCTGAATCATTATTTGAATCTGAATTATTCGGTCACGTAAAAGGTGCCTTTACGGATGCCAAAACGGACAAGGAAGGACGACTTTCAATAGCAGGTAACGGGACTCTATTTCTCGATGAAATAGGGAATTTGTCAATGGCTATGCAATCTAAATTACTGTCTGTTCTTCAGAACAAACAAGTTATACCCGTTGGCAGTACTCAACCAAAATCCATCAATGCACGCATTATATCAGCTACTAATAGCTCGCTATCACAGATGATAGAAGAGAAAACATTTCGTGAAGACCTACTTTATCGTCTAAATACTGTCGAAATTAGAATACCTGCATTGCGAGAAAGACCCGATGACATTGCGTTACTCTCAAAACACTACTTACAGACTTTTAGTAAAAAGTACAATAAGACTCTTCAGTTTGAAGAATCAACACTGAACTATCTTTCCAACTATGATTGGCCTGGAAATGTAAGGGAACTTATGCACTCCATTGAGCGGGCTGTTATAATGAGCGATTCGAAGGAAATTACCAAAGATGACTTTATTCTGAAGAGTGTAAATAAGGTAAAAAGAACTGATTCATTGAATATTGATGAGGTAGAAAAAGAATTAATTGAAAAGGCTCTATTGAAACACGATGGCAACGTAAGTAAAGCGGCCAAAGAGTTAGGCATGGGCAGAACTACGATTTATCGTAAAATGGATAAGTATAATATCAACTATTAA
- a CDS encoding sensor histidine kinase: MIKNYRFNIIVRVLFLLLFSILLAWVLVNKEWFFTPLVLSILIVSIVISLIYYVEKTSRNLSLFLLNIKQGGFSNTFKNRNDATHSLYKVFDDVIDEFHKVTIEKESHYQYLQTLNENIGVGLISYDNHGKVDLYNRAAKLLLKKPSLISINDLNKIDSDLHKAIEELKSGERKIIKTIIDHELIELSVLSKKFIVQEKEFTLLILQNIHAELEQKELEAWQKLISVLTHEIMNSVTPIASLSEALNKELEETSIHKMSKEDIDDFKISLSTIELRSKGLMRFVNAYKEFTKSPELNISEFDLANTLERITKLLENDFESRNIQFALKCEKNLLIKADSELLEQVIINLLKNAIEAVEHTNEPSISVKASKKQTQTEIIISDNGSGISKEQLDKIFVPFFTTKKKGSGIGLSFAKKVMRLHNGGIKFYSNTNDGTSFTLKF, translated from the coding sequence ATGATTAAAAATTATCGGTTTAACATCATTGTTAGAGTACTATTCTTGCTCTTGTTCAGTATTCTTTTGGCTTGGGTGTTGGTCAATAAAGAATGGTTTTTTACTCCATTAGTACTTTCCATTTTAATTGTATCCATAGTTATTAGCCTTATATATTATGTCGAGAAAACAAGCAGAAACCTATCGCTCTTCCTGCTAAATATTAAGCAAGGCGGTTTTTCGAATACATTTAAAAATCGCAATGATGCAACACACAGCCTGTATAAAGTATTTGATGATGTAATTGATGAGTTTCATAAAGTAACAATTGAGAAGGAATCTCATTATCAATACTTGCAAACGCTCAATGAGAATATTGGCGTGGGGTTAATTAGTTATGATAACCACGGTAAAGTTGACTTATATAATCGTGCGGCTAAATTATTGCTTAAAAAACCCAGTTTAATTTCCATCAATGATTTAAATAAGATTGATTCAGATTTGCATAAAGCAATTGAAGAACTAAAGTCAGGTGAGCGAAAAATTATAAAAACAATCATTGACCATGAATTGATAGAATTGTCTGTTCTTTCAAAGAAATTCATCGTCCAAGAAAAGGAATTTACCTTACTAATCCTTCAGAACATTCACGCTGAACTAGAGCAGAAAGAGCTGGAAGCCTGGCAAAAACTAATTAGCGTACTTACTCATGAAATAATGAATTCCGTCACCCCAATAGCCTCTTTGAGTGAAGCATTAAATAAGGAATTAGAAGAAACTTCCATTCATAAAATGAGTAAAGAGGATATCGATGATTTTAAGATAAGCCTTTCAACTATTGAGTTACGCAGTAAGGGTCTCATGCGTTTTGTGAATGCCTACAAAGAATTCACCAAAAGTCCGGAGCTCAATATCTCCGAATTTGATCTAGCAAATACTCTTGAAAGAATTACCAAGCTCCTGGAAAATGATTTCGAATCGAGGAATATACAATTCGCATTGAAATGCGAAAAGAACTTATTAATTAAAGCTGACAGTGAATTATTAGAACAGGTGATCATCAATCTTTTAAAAAATGCTATTGAGGCTGTGGAGCATACCAATGAGCCATCCATTAGTGTAAAGGCTTCTAAAAAGCAGACCCAAACTGAAATAATTATATCCGATAATGGTTCTGGAATTTCAAAAGAACAATTAGATAAAATCTTTGTGCCTTTCTTTACCACTAAGAAAAAGGGGTCTGGCATTGGGCTAAGTTTTGCGAAGAAGGTAATGCGGTTGCATAATGGTGGTATTAAATTTTATTCCAATACCAATGATGGGACTTCATTTACTTTGAAGTTTTAA